Within Tribolium castaneum strain GA2 chromosome 10, icTriCast1.1, whole genome shotgun sequence, the genomic segment tttcattcattgaaattaaagacaaaattacgtggcaataaattatttgagtgttttatttcatttatagttactgtatttaaaatgtgtcactcaaaatatcacttttcaacaccgcatttaaagattttaattgcatttaagttttatgaaattattggtttgtgaaataaataaatacgacacagcaataaaatacacctaccttcatatcgcttccacgttggctaccgtttgtagcattaaaaaaaataataataaaaatgaaaccaaaaaaatgtttatttgcattaaattttgagcagccactttcattcattgaaattaaagacaaaattacgtggcaataaattatttgagtgttttattttatttataatttctgtatctaaaatgcgtcactcaaaatgtcactttcaacaccgcatttaaagattttaattgcaattaagttttatgaaattattggtttgagaaataaataaatacgacacagcaataaaatacacctaccttcatatcgcttccacgttggctaccgtttgtagcattaaaaaaaataataataaaaatgaaaccaaaaaaatgtttatttgcattaaattttgagcaagccactttcattcattgaaattaaagacaaaattacgtggcaataaattatttgagtgtttgataataattttatttactgtatttaaaatgtgtcactcaaacgcgATCACTAGCCaccgaattgaaaatttataccggaaaatttagatttgcttgaacacacgtccgttcgcgacaacggcaagtaacaaactgaataaattgaacgaaaccgcacaatacacaataatttaaataaaccgactCACCTCGCTTCGCCTCGCCTCCCGCTCCCGCTCCCGATCTGACCCGTACCACTGCTCGCTGTCGACTGAACCGCCCTCGCCGCCTGCGCCGCACACCTAACCTCGGATGTGACGTCATCACACGTCTAAAACAAGTCATAACCAGAAACATTCACTGTCCAAATCcgtcaaatttagaaacattcatacacagaattattcaaaatagaacagtattgatctagaaaaattaattatgacaaatgtatttgtctataaacgtctaaaattataaaagtttcgcatgcagttaatggaaaaataaaaatgcatgtttatatttaaacagaaactgGCAATGTGAAATTTTAGTGCGAAAATTAGTGGTAGAGCTCGGAAACTCTGTAAACGACCACGATAGGCGGAGCCAATGCGTACTTCATCGAGTGAGGAGATTGAGCAGTGGCGTAGCAAAAAACTATTCTATGATCAAGAAGGGTTTGAGATTCATAATTTGTAGTAGTTAAAATTTCCTCTATTCAATAATTGCAAgatgaaatagtaaaaatcatATCTAATGCTAATACACGTTGATTTCCTAGAAATACAAAGCAGAGAggtagaataaataaaaatacacaatgaGTAAAGAGTAAAAACgcgtttattgcaaaaaatgtttctactgGTATCTTTACTATAACTGGTAATATTGAAATGTTAAACTTTAAGACGAATTCTCTACACATGTAAGTACACGCCACGCCACTGTTTTCTGCCAACACCCCTAATTTAAAGATTGGACTCGTCCGAGACGAGTTTTCGTCTCTGCGCACTCCTACCACCGTGGACGATCTGTCATTTCGCGGACTCTACGGTAGGCAACTACCTATACCATTTTGcgtgaatttaaaaagtaattcaagaattaaacattttttcaactgaacggtctaaattaaattgatgTCGTTATAGTGGTTATTTAAATGCATAGACGAAAGCAGATAAAATAAGCTGGTTATTACTCGGAAGTTGTTCTTCAtgtagttttatttaacattttctaGCTGAATTATTTCTTAACCGAATGCTAAAGTATAAACCAATCGCCTTTGTTACAGTCCACTCTGTATACTTGTTTTTCGTTTAGAGAAAGAAAGTTGCAAGACCACACGATTGGATGGAACGTAATGTAAAAAATAGGGATTTTTTACACTGAATTAAAAAGCActttactattaaaaaaatgtttgattttataaTCGTTTTATACATATTGTTTTGAAATATTATTGACACGCGTTGTGACAGGCGACTGTCAATAATACTTACATGAGTATACCAAGTGaccattttataaatattacaaAGGTATAAAACTGGAATACCAAGCTAAAAATTTGGCACCTGCAACATTAATacaattaattgaaaataagactggaaaaagaaaaaaaatttataagaacatttattggaaaaaatacgataattaaaaacatacaaatcggtttaatataattcaattaattttgtttcacaACTGAGTATAGATAAgtattaacaaaaacaaaataaaatactctCAATTGAATACTAAGTCTAGTtgctataagcaaaaatataaaatacacgATATTAGTCTATCAAGACCTAACATTACCTATGAAATAATCGCTGTAGACATAATTTAACAATGTTCTCCCAAGTATGTATAAAGGAATCGAAATACGTGTGAAATTATTGCAtctttaattaatgaaaaagagCAATACTAATCAATCAATTATTCTTATTTGCGTAATGCAATAAATTGTATCATCTTTTACTGATAGACCTATTAGATTAATTATATACAACGACAAACTGCACatgtaatttaaatattttacatataCAAGGAAAATTTACAGTTAGAGGTACTAAAAGATTGCAAACGTAGCAATTACTATACAAGTAATAATCATTGTCCATCGACGCTACACCACCGGCTGTCGGATAATTTGTACTAAAGTGCAACCACTCGATAGCTCGACTAGTCAACAGAAACAACTAACAATTTTAACTTAAATATCATGCTATACACGTGTGCACTATCTTTTCTTGTTAAGGAAGGCCTTCTTGTGCGGAGCCGGCGTGTGAGGTCTCGATGCTGGTCTCTTGCGCGACGCGCCGCCGTCTTGGGAGCCATTGCAACaagaacacatttttttaacactgcGTCTAGCACCCCTACCACTCGGCGAACAGTCCAAATCGTCTTCACAATGCAACTCCTCACAGCTCTCCTCATCCTTGATCAAATCATTCTTCGAAATCGCCACTCGGACGACTTTGTAGCCCCCGTCACTGAGTTCCTCGTCGCAACTAACACTGTGACTGTGCTTGTTGATGCAAGATTCCGGACTGTGGCTCGAGCTTTTCCCCAGATCGATGCTCCCGGTCGTGTCCTCCGAGCTCGACACTTCCACCGTCCACGTCTCCGAATTCTTATTGCGTTCCCCTTTTCGGCGATTACTGTATTTGAATTTGTACTTGTTCAGCGATGGCGGCGTGTTCTCGTGGTAAGGATCGGGCGAGACTGGCGAATTCAGCGTCACGTCGGACATCGAGGCGCAGTTTTGCAAAAGCGTGTGGTCCTCACACGACGACCCCGACTCGTTACTGGCACTGCTCTGACCGTTCGTCAGCTGCTGGTTCTGCTCGTACTCCAGCTCGGTTTCCGTTTGCTGATACTCGActgaatcaaataaaaaatcggtCCTTAGCGAACCGGAGTTGTCGTCATCACTGAACAGCGTCATTCCAGACTTGTTCTCTTCTTTTTCCTGGCCAGAAGCCCGTTTCACTAAATCCTGAGACGACTGGTCGAACGACGGCGAGTGATTCGCGTCGAATAGAATATCCGCTTCTGGAAACAAATCACTCGTGCTCGGCTCGTCCACCCCCAAGTCTTCGCATTCTTCAGAGAGGGATTTTTGGAGGCGCAATTCGCGTTCGAGCGCTGCTTGTTTTCGCTGTAAGCAAAGTTGGTGCATCTCGCGGTCGAGTCGTTGCGgattatttgcttttttggttttgttctGGAAATAGGTCGCGTTGCCTTGGAATTGCTTCTGCTCGTTATTGTTTTGCTGAAAGGCAAAACTGACATAagcaaaataatataaaacaaCTAACAAAACCCAAAATTTACGGTGTAAGTTATTAAATGCTGATTACCTTCTCCCCATTATGTAAAAATTCCTCCTTGTTAGAAGGTTCATTATTTGTACCTGCTGATTCTGATGCTTTGCGGTATCTTGGAGGCGTATGCGACAACATAGGGCCGTTTGAAGTACACGCTGTCACTAATACCGACTGAACCCTTTCTAACGCTTTGCCTGGTTCACCTGCAATTTAACATTCATGCCAAAAACTGCACACCAACTACAGGACgcatcaaattttatttgcaatacaAAAACACCGAGATTCtactgtattttatttaaatattaatattttgtaatacGCATGTTTCGATCAAATAAATagacaaaacttaaaaatagataattagtAGTTTTTGCACGCTTCGACCGAGAAAAACATTGtcaagtgaaaataataatttgcagaataaaaaattgatcggacgtgtaacaaataataatttccacGACGTTGGCGAGAATACGCTATCCTGGATTGTTTTTTCAGTACATTGTGCCGTTTTTGAGGGAACGTTTAcgccaataataatttttaaatttatttatataataataccGGTGTCCCTCAAGAGTGAATATGTGAATTTTATGTGTGAATTATCACGAGATACACAATTTGgtgaattatttgaaatttaaaatgcacacagttaaaaaattgataaagttTGTATTCAGTTTTACAGACAATACggtattaattatttgtttcagCTGATATTTGTATAAATCAATTGAATTTTGCCACCTTTATGTTGCCCAGTTGTCAATCTAAAgtggtattttttattattgcaaaaaaagtACAATAAATTAACTCGTTGCTTTAAGAGGTGTTAAAGACTGCGAATAAAATTTGCTTCGCCCTgcattactttttattatttaattatactaTATTCCTTTGTTTGTGTCTAAaactggtgttttttttttaatttttctgcaTTGGACTTACTTTTGTTGTTTTCCGCCGGCGCCATATTCATCGTAATCGCTTCCTGTGTCGTATTTTGTTCACTCGTCGCCAAATCTTCCTTCACGCACGAAGTCTGCGCTATAACCGGGGTGGCAATGGGGGCCGTTGCCGATTTCTGATACGTATGAAAAACCTTCTCTGACGAATTATCTTGAACTATAGTCTCCTCTAACTCGATATTACCAACAGTACTAGTAATACTGTTTGTACTATCGGGATGACTTCCCGATTCCGTCGAACTGTTAGCATTATCCTTCGGTTGCGAAATCGTCAACAACAGTTCGGTGTTCACCCTATCACTCTCGTCAATCTTTTTCAAAGTTAGCGGTTGTCCAAGTGTTACCGCGGTCAGATTATGCGAATTCGGCGGTAGAATCACTGGCGGTTGCCCACTAACCCCCGCCAAACTCTGCGAGGAAATCCCCGAAATTGGTTGAATGGTCGAATACTTGACTGTTGGAACAGCCGTTTTGTTCCTATTTTGGTTCAAGAAACTTTGAAAAAGGAGCATATTGGGACCGGACCGCGCCGGTACCGTAGCCAGTATTTTGCTCCCTCCGGAAACCACCGCAATTTGCTGCCCCCCTTTGACCATCGACACTGGCATTATGTAGTTTCCGGGGACCAAAACGGCAGTGTTCGGCATTTTCAAAGCCTCCCCAACGCTCGAATCCGCTATTATCAAATTCCGGGTCTGGTTGTTCCCGGCATCGGTCAAAATCAGTTGTTGTCGCGACCCCGACGAGCTATCATTCGACTCAGTCGTGACAGTTTGCACGTGGCTTTGCTCCTCTTCCTGCATCGAAATTTGCACAACCCCACAGGAACTGTCCTCACTGCCTACAGTCCGGTGGTCCTCGATGTCCGCCTCCGAGACCATACTACTGCACTGCCCGCTTTTTTTCGATCCGGAGTTTTTTTTCCGCTTGGAATTCTGGTTCGGGTTCGTCGGCGGGTTCGAGCGCCGTCGCGGCGCCGGCTTGTTGTTCAAATCCGGGGAATTCCTCAACTGTTCCGCATACTCGGCCAAGATATCGAAGATTCGTTGCGTTGTGTGTTCGTCCTCTTGCGGTTTTTGCTGCGGTTTCGGGATAGGCGAGGCTTTGGACGCTTGAGTCGTCGTGTTTTTCACCGTTTTGCCTTTGGAACTTTTCGAGGAGACTTTGGGGATTGAGGGCGCGGGCGCTGGGGTGACACACGGGCTGGAACTTCCCTGCGAGGTAACACTGAGGGCGGGCGAGGCCGCTGGTTGCAAATTACAGTAACTGCTAACGACAACCACCGGGGATAACTGGGTGTATTTCTGGCCCTGGTTCAGATATGTTACGCTGATTTTCTGGGGGGTTTCGTTGGGTTCCGACGTGTTGGGCTCCGAGGGCGTGGTCGTGCTGCTTCGCTCCTTGATTTGCTTGTAGACCATGTCGAATTCGCGCAATTGTTCGAGAGTTGTGGAACTTAGATTGGACTGGGGGCTTGTGCGTATTACGTTTGAGGGGATTTGTAGTACGGGTTTGACGATTCGGGCGTTTTGTACTAACGTGGGGCGGGTTACTGTCACTCTACCAACAGTCTCCTCGTTTGTACTCTCACCGTCGGACTGGCCGTCTTTTGCTTTGCCTTGCAGCGCGGCTGCTAGTAACGCACTCATTTTGCTGTGTATCACCGTGTCTTTGACCAGCGATATTTGGTCCGAATTTGACGTCGCGATTCGGAAAACTTGACCCCGTCCTGGTGGAATTAAATTGATTGTTTGACCGACGGGCATTTGGCGCGTGTAGATCACACCGCCTTGAATCGGTTGAATGTTGACTGAGGAATTTTTCGTCGTTGGTGTCTTCTTGTTCGTTTCAGCGTTCGTTACGGTTTCTGTGCTTGTACTCGACGCTTCGCTCGTTTCGGTATTGTTCTGATAAACTGATTTACCGAAGGCTTGCTGGAACTTGGGCAAACTCGACTTACAGATGAACTGTAAAATGGTGCCTTGACCACTTGATGTCgtgtttgttgttgttttcgTAGTCGTGGTCACAGTTTTGGTTTCTTCCAAATTCGACTCAGTTTTCGGGGTGTTTGCCTAAACAAATACAAAtggataaaaacaaacaacaaaaatctgGGAGCGACAACAGCCTAagtccatttttttcaaaaaataaataatttaaagtgaACGTTGAACAGACTTTATttggaacaatgttaaaagtTTGTAAGTCCTTTATAAAATATAGTGACcgttgagttttttttttggattttttatcTGTAACGActgataattttattagaaactgTGAAAATGCCCCTTTTAATGTGTATTCAATGAAACCAGAAGACTTTTTGGACTTTTGTACCATTTAATTGTAACATCACCTTATGTTAACATAAAATACGAAATGTGGAAATATTTAAGAACAATACTAAATTCTTATTGAAATAATCCTTGTTTAACtggtaataaattaagtgattatcaatattattaattctatttCGTTCTATTTGGTGCACAATAAAAAGTTAAGTTGTGACGggagaaaataaataactaaaaaaatacgtctcgtgtttaatttaaaaaaaagtgtcacTCTTATTATGCGAGTTAAATTATGTTTGCTTCCTTTATCATTTTGTAAAGCTACCCTGCGTGTAGGAACATACATTGTTCTCTAAATTTTCGGACATAAAACTGAGTCGTCTACCagtcaaaaaacaattttgtttgaaaaacaaacgttttaatgcattaaacattaatttatcatttgggcataatttattttggctttttacatactgaaaaaaaaaactttatatgTTTAGGGCGTTAAAGTAATAACtataaatcgaataaaaccaaATATCTCTTTGTTAACCTGCTACATTcacttacaataaaaaattctataacaaaataaccgcttataataagaatttttgttttaaattagtcTTGGACTTGGCTGCTTTCGCTCTCAGGTAGAGGAATAATTACCTGTCCTTCCGATTGCGTCGTCAGTTTATTACTTTGTGTAGTGGCGGGTCTTATAATTTGTTGCGAAAGAATGTTAATGAGAGGCGAGGAACGATTTCGGATGCAGTTACTTTGGCCCGGCCGAATAATTTGTTGCGATAGGATGTTGATAAGAGTTGAGGGTTGCGAAGTGGTTGGTTTATTAGCGGAAGTTGAGGCTGGAGTGGCTGTCGTCGTTGGTTCCGAATTCGAATTGTGTTCGGGTTTGTCGGAGCGCGGTTGTCCGATTCTTTGGATGTGTGGGGTGATTTGGGTACTTGTTTGCGTGTTTTGTACAGGGCCGGTTGAAGTCGATCGTCCGCCGGAAATTTGCACCACATTCACAATATGATTCACGTTAGTTGGCCTAATCATTTCGTAGTCATTTAACCCGGGAACATTCGACAAAACACTGCGAACGTAATTCGTGTCGAGGGGTAGTCGCTCGAGGACCACCCGCGGGTTCATGTTGTTCCTGGCGATGTTGTGCTTCTTCTTGTCCTTATCGGCGTGCTTTTTGGGTTTCTTCGCCCTGTCGTGCCGGTGGTTGCTGTACTTTTTGAGGTTTTTGTGGCCTGTTCTTCTCTCACGTTGCATGTTTCTCGAACGGATCCTCTTCAGTCTGTCACTATTGTGCCGCCTAACCGTCCTTGGTGAATACTTATCGTAGGTTGTTAGTCTGTCGAagttggaattttttattcgGTATTTGCAACACATGACTTTGCGCGGCCTCCCGACGTGCCTCTTCTTGTTAGTGTAGTTGCAGTTGTTGCAATTTTCCGAATAACTCGGGATGAAACTCTTGATCATTTCGTCTGATAGCCGGTGgaggattatttttaattctttgtgGTTAGTCCACTTGGGTTTTTCCTTATACTTATAGGGATAGTCATTTTTGGTTTCTGTTTCTGATTGGCAGTCTTTGGAACTTTCCTCTTGACAGTCATCGATTTTTACAACAGTCTCTTCGTTAATATCACTTTTGGTTTCATTTGACGAGTTCTCATCACCTTTTGTTATGATCATCGGATGTTGTTCGGACAGCTTGAGCAACATTTTACGTTCGTTAGTTTCTGGCTGTGCCGCGTTTTTTGGTCGAGCTGGTTcgacattatttttgtcattttctaaAGTTTCCGCATTGTTGCTAGGGAGGCTGTTCCCGTTTTTTGGCAACCAGCCGTTTTTTGACAGCAGTTCTATGATTATCTTGTGTTTACTCAATTCTTTCTCGAGTATTGGCGTTGATCCGTTTTTTGGAGACGACGTTAACTCATCAGATTTCGGCTTTTTCTCCGGCACGACTTTAATTTCCTCTGTGTTTGTTCTTTTGTTATTCGATTCATCTGAGGTACTTTTAGGTGGTTCGAGATTATTGCCCAAAACTTCAATATGTAGAGACTTGTCCGCCTTGTCGGTAGTTGTGGGCGCTGGGATTTTATCAAAACTAGGAAAACCTTTGCTGGGTGATAAAGCTACATCCTCCTTGTATTTGTAGCTCATACTTgagagtaaaaaatttttagtttgggACGGGCTTCTCTCgtattgatttgaattttgtgGCGTTACATCGTGTCTTAAGCCGCTTGGTTGAGGTAGAATTTTATCACTTCTCTCGTTTTTTGCTTGTGTTCGTTTGTTGGTTAAATTGAGTGTATCAGTTTGAAACGGCACGTTTGGAGTCGTTACAAGGTTTGGTTTCTGGTGGTGAAAGTCCGTCGGTTGATGTCTTTTTGGCTCAGTAGCCGCCATTCGTGCGAATTCATACGAAATTAcgttatgtaaaaaattatcactggGTGAGTTGTAGTTATTCACGAATTTCTGATAATCATCGAAGTCGTTGTCGGATGGTTTTCTTTTGATGTTACTTCGGAAGTCCAGAACATCTCTAGATTGTTTATTGCCTCCTGTACTTTTTGAAAAGTCGACAGCGCCATCTGCACTCCTTTTAAATTGTGTGTTTGACGTCAAGTGGTTGAAGAACACTTCAGAATAGCTTCTTGAAGTCGTATTGTGTGAAGGGCTTCCGTTTGGTTGGAATGGATTCGGTGGATTGAATGACAAGTTTTGGTCAAAGCGCGGGTCGGAAAACCAATTATGTTCTCTATGTAAATTTTGCGAACTATTTGCTAAATTATTgctttctaaaatattttgtgaaacCTGAGGTTTATTCCTTTTAATGTTATGTCTGAACATTCTCAGTGATTTTAAGGTGTTAGGATCAGATTTCGCTTGGGGTACTTCCGGTGGTGGTTCTGGGTTGCAATTCTCGATCATATCAACGAATTTTTCATCGGCATAAAGAAACCGCTCGTAGCCCCTCTCAATGCCCGCCAATTCGTCAACGGGCTCGCGCTTAACACCCTCAAACATCGAATAATCAATATCGACAAATTTCAGTTCCGTTACGAGATTTTTAGTACGTTCCATATCGTTTAAATACATTTCACACAGTCGGTGGAGGTCTTCCCACCGCAACAACCAACTTAACAAGTGGTACCTCGGACCGTTCAAAACCACAGCTAGATCATCACAAAGCTGGGACGAAATGCCCAATTGTTCAAAGTTCAAGGCCTCGTTGAGagcaaaatttgttgttaagcGTAAATCGAGATTTGGTTTACACATCCACTTGCCACAAGCGTTGCAAATCCAGGAGATTTCGTCCGCTGTCGTGACCGGAGGGTGCAACTTACACTCCCAAATTTGGCCCGTGTCTAGCACGTTAAAACCGGATAATTTTGCCAGTTCTTCGATTTTTCGCAAACGGTCGAGAGTCGGCTCCAGACTGAAAGCCGTGAGGGCACACTCTCTACTAACTTGAACGTTATCCTTCAAAATATCGGCCAAATTCGAAAAGCCGTTCGCGAGACGTTTCGTCGTTTCTTCAACCTTCTCCGTTTCGTTTTCGGTTTTTTGAGATTCCAGGTTGTTCATATCCGTCGTCAGGGCTCTAATGTACAGCTCGATTGTGAACGTGCGCAACTTCAAACCAAACTAGAAAGTTGACGAATTAGTAGCAACACttcctttttaatttttaccttaTCGTGTATTATTTCGCAACAGATGTAAATGTGTTGGGCGGCTGTCGCCGCTTGGATAATGCGCCGAACCGAGACTTCGACCTTCTCAACCATTGAGTGTTCTATGCTGAAGGCAATCCACGAATCGAGAAGTTGCTTCAAAACTTCACCACTTTCCTCAATCGGCTTGGTAACAGCAGCAGTAACAAACACTTGAGACGCCAGAAATGTTATTTCCGGGTAATTACGCCAGACTTTCGAGATTTTGACCCGTTTCTTTGCAAATCTCCGAATCAAATGTAAACCTTCCTCCAAGCTAAGTTTCTTAAACTgaagcaaattttaataatacgaAAAACTGGATTACCAGCCCTACCAATGCAACTATTTCCGACCTCCTGTTATACCTGTAGAGCAACGCGACGTGgatatcaaaacaaaaaagaatgTGTGTTTTTGTGGCATTTAGACTGAAATTTTGCGTTTGGGACAAGTTGTAACAATTCATAAACGCCGTAACTAAATTCAGGGCCAGATCCTCGCACTGGGACTcgcataattttttcaaacgcaCGGAAACTAAATAAGCGGTTTCGACACAGAAAAACTCAATTTCTGCAAGAAAAATGATTAGTAAGTCGTAGGATTACGCTATGTCGTACCATCTTGGCCAATCGCCGCGTTGCTGTCATGCAATAAATTGGCTAAAACCGGGTCATCCCAGGGATTCTTGATTACATCGgctaatttttggaatttcttCGAAAACACATCACTTATTTTCATCAACTCGTTCTGCGTCTTCTCCACCTCGCTCAGGAGCTTTGCCTCAAAGTCACCTGAAAGGCCGAATTAGCCACTGTGGATGGGGACACGTGTTTACCTTTGAACATTTTCCATTTTCCCGTCAAGACAATGTTTAGTGTGTGTAATTTCGCCCAGTCCATTATTTGGACGATGTATCCAATGTCCGAATTTTCTTGATTGCACTGACCTAGACTTTTCCATATTTCTATAAGTGATTCGATTTTCTTAGGGAACGGTTCAATTTTGCTTTTCAAAATATACTCAAATTTCTGGAAGAGAAAACTACGATTACGACTAacttattacaaaaaagtGCGGTACTGAACAATCTCATGAAGCTAACTTAAGTGAACAAAACTAAGTAATTGCAAAAAGAATGAAAACTAGTGGGTGATTTCATAATAAACAAATGAGAATTCGGTTGTTTTTGGGTTGAATGAATGCAAGTGTTATGAAATCACCCAggtttctaaaaaataataaaatataaaaaagatgCGTGCTTTAAACGGTGTGAAGTCGTTAACTCCCTGGCTTTTAGAACTCATCTTGATGGAAACACAGGAACAAgcaattaaacaaacaaatctCCAGCTCTAGCAACAGAACTGTCGGGAACTAGGTGGCATTTGATTCGAGGCACTCCAACAAAAACACAGTCTACACCAAACATAATCATATTGCactcaacaattttgtctcaaCATTTCAGAACTGGCCAAACTCTtcaattttcagaaaatttcttaatggAACATGGCGGCCATGCGAAAATTGAACTACACACTGTCCTTCACGATAATCATgcgaaaattaaataaactaatgTGCGGAAagcacaaaaatttaattgttcaCCTTATACACATTTATAAAGTTTCTTTCTTGATCTTTGTTTACATTTGATTTACTCTCAAGTTTGTTATCGTCCTCCTGTGACGCCATATTTACACCAGTTATCTGCACGCATACGCTTTCTCCTACGCATGAATCACAACACCGCTGGAGCGCGCCaaactcaaattttaaaacctCCACAACATTGCCGATTATCATTATCTCTGCCGCGCCCCCAGTCCCCACAAAACCACAATTTTCTTGTCTTCACAATGACTAAGCCACATTTCCTTAATCCCAGATAACTCCAACAACACCAAAAAcacaatattgaaaaaataaaacacgtttttttcaGCACGCAATCACGGCACCAGTAGTGTTGCCGGGCTAGACAACCAGCCGTCGCGTGCGTATTGTGGATTGCATAACGTTCACTGGTGACTTCAGTCGGGCCCTGTTGGTGCGCCCTGATATCACTAAAAAAAACCGTTAAAAAC encodes:
- the LOC103314818 gene encoding uncharacterized protein LOC103314818 isoform X3, with amino-acid sequence MIIGNVVEVLKFEFGALQRCCDSCVGESVCVQITGVNMASQEDDNKLESKSNVNKDQERNFINVYKKFEYILKSKIEPFPKKIESLIEIWKSLGQCNQENSDIGYIVQIMDWAKLHTLNIVLTGKWKMFKGDFEAKLLSEVEKTQNELMKISDVFSKKFQKLADVIKNPWDDPVLANLLHDSNAAIGQDEIEFFCVETAYLVSVRLKKLCESQCEDLALNLVTAFMNCYNLSQTQNFSLNATKTHILFCFDIHVALLYRYNRRSEIVALFKKLSLEEGLHLIRRFAKKRVKISKVWRNYPEITFLASQVFVTAAVTKPIEESGEVLKQLLDSWIAFSIEHSMVEKVEVSVRRIIQAATAAQHIYICCEIIHDKFGLKLRTFTIELYIRALTTDMNNLESQKTENETEKVEETTKRLANGFSNLADILKDNVQVSRECALTAFSLEPTLDRLRKIEELAKLSGFNVLDTGQIWECKLHPPVTTADEISWICNACGKWMCKPNLDLRLTTNFALNEALNFEQLGISSQLCDDLAVVLNGPRYHLLSWLLRWEDLHRLCEMYLNDMERTKNLVTELKFVDIDYSMFEGVKREPVDELAGIERGYERFLYADEKFVDMIENCNPEPPPEVPQAKSDPNTLKSLRMFRHNIKRNKPQVSQNILESNNLANSSQNLHREHNWFSDPRFDQNLSFNPPNPFQPNGSPSHNTTSRSYSEVFFNHLTSNTQFKRSADGAVDFSKSTGGNKQSRDVLDFRSNIKRKPSDNDFDDYQKFVNNYNSPSDNFLHNVISYEFARMAATEPKRHQPTDFHHQKPNLVTTPNVPFQTDTLNLTNKRTQAKNERSDKILPQPSGLRHDVTPQNSNQYERSPSQTKNFLLSSMSYKYKEDVALSPSKGFPSFDKIPAPTTTDKADKSLHIEVLGNNLEPPKSTSDESNNKRTNTEEIKVVPEKKPKSDELTSSPKNGSTPILEKELSKHKIIIELLSKNGWLPKNGNSLPSNNAETLENDKNNVEPARPKNAAQPETNERKMLLKLSEQHPMIITKGDENSSNETKSDINEETVVKIDDCQEESSKDCQSETETKNDYPYKYKEKPKWTNHKELKIILHRLSDEMIKSFIPSYSENCNNCNYTNKKRHVGRPRKVMCCKYRIKNSNFDRLTTYDKYSPRTVRRHNSDRLKRIRSRNMQRERRTGHKNLKKYSNHRHDRAKKPKKHADKDKKKHNIARNNMNPRVVLERLPLDTNYVRSVLSNVPGLNDYEMIRPTNVNHIVNVVQISGGRSTSTGPVQNTQTSTQITPHIQRIGQPRSDKPEHNSNSEPTTTATPASTSANKPTTSQPSTLINILSQQIIRPGQSNCIRNRSSPLINILSQQIIRPATTQSNKLTTQSEGQANTPKTESNLEETKTVTTTTKTTTNTTSSGQGTILQFICKSSLPKFQQAFGKSVYQNNTETSEASSTSTETVTNAETNKKTPTTKNSSVNIQPIQGGVIYTRQMPVGQTINLIPPGRGQVFRIATSNSDQISLVKDTVIHSKMSALLAAALQGKAKDGQSDGESTNEETVGRVTVTRPTLVQNARIVKPVLQIPSNVIRTSPQSNLSSTTLEQLREFDMVYKQIKERSSTTTPSEPNTSEPNETPQKISVTYLNQGQKYTQLSPVVVVSSYCNLQPAASPALSVTSQGSSSPCVTPAPAPSIPKVSSKSSKGKTVKNTTTQASKASPIPKPQQKPQEDEHTTQRIFDILAEYAEQLRNSPDLNNKPAPRRRSNPPTNPNQNSKRKKNSGSKKSGQCSSMVSEADIEDHRTVGSEDSSCGVVQISMQEEEQSHVQTVTTESNDSSSGSRQQLILTDAGNNQTRNLIIADSSVGEALKMPNTAVLVPGNYIMPVSMVKGGQQIAVVSGGSKILATVPARSGPNMLLFQSFLNQNRNKTAVPTVKYSTIQPISGISSQSLAGVSGQPPVILPPNSHNLTAVTLGQPLTLKKIDESDRVNTELLLTISQPKDNANSSTESGSHPDSTNSITSTVGNIELEETIVQDNSSEKVFHTYQKSATAPIATPVIAQTSCVKEDLATSEQNTTQEAITMNMAPAENNKSEPGKALERVQSVLVTACTSNGPMLSHTPPRYRKASESAGTNNEPSNKEEFLHNGEKFCLSAKQ